A single genomic interval of Lewinellaceae bacterium harbors:
- a CDS encoding DUF4199 domain-containing protein, translating into MTVSRTALKYGLIAGAGIVAYFLLFYFIKKELLFNPFVYWASLGIYLALMWSAVQEEGQAAPAGESLGFQGALRTAFLVFVIANFTYYLFYYLLYGLIDPGLIDLQREVMKETMEKWGNLLSEEQREDMLESIQGDKLVPTVHTVFFTFARSLIGGFVAALGMAALWRRK; encoded by the coding sequence ATGACAGTATCCCGAACGGCACTAAAATACGGCCTGATAGCAGGAGCAGGCATCGTGGCCTACTTCCTGCTATTCTATTTTATTAAGAAGGAATTGCTCTTCAACCCTTTTGTGTATTGGGCTTCGCTGGGCATTTACCTCGCCCTGATGTGGAGCGCGGTGCAGGAAGAGGGGCAGGCTGCGCCGGCCGGCGAAAGCCTCGGGTTTCAGGGCGCCCTGCGCACGGCATTCCTGGTTTTCGTGATCGCCAATTTCACTTACTATCTTTTTTATTACCTTCTTTACGGCCTGATTGACCCTGGTTTAATAGATTTGCAGCGCGAAGTGATGAAAGAAACCATGGAAAAATGGGGCAATTTGCTGAGTGAAGAACAACGGGAAGACATGCTGGAATCTATCCAGGGCGACAAACTCGTCCCCACTGTCCATACTGTTTTTTTTACCTTTGCCCGCAGCCTCATTGGCGGCTTCGTAGCTGCCTTGGGGATGGCTGCGCTGTGGAGGAGGAAGTGA
- a CDS encoding DUF4199 domain-containing protein: MSTLDNPNDYIDPSKVSPWPTGSRYGLLAGLVLVVFALVVDLAGLVDYTARGGGSNWIVNIINWGITVAAIVLAVRQHRDEELGGFISFGRSFNVGFIVSLIIAVITLVWAYVFFSFIEPGLIEEIVAASREQMIEQQGMSEEQAEQGLSMMSWMFTPVMMSVMGGIFSLIAGILFSLIVGAIMKKAHPASVA, from the coding sequence ATGAGCACACTGGATAATCCTAATGATTACATTGATCCCTCAAAAGTTTCACCCTGGCCTACCGGAAGCCGTTACGGTTTGCTGGCAGGGCTTGTTCTCGTCGTTTTCGCCTTGGTGGTCGACCTGGCCGGGTTGGTGGATTATACTGCCCGGGGAGGAGGCTCCAACTGGATAGTGAACATCATCAACTGGGGAATTACGGTGGCCGCCATCGTTTTGGCGGTCAGGCAACACCGCGATGAAGAACTGGGCGGGTTTATCTCCTTCGGCCGAAGTTTCAACGTCGGGTTCATCGTCTCTCTCATTATTGCGGTGATAACATTGGTGTGGGCTTACGTTTTCTTCTCCTTCATCGAGCCGGGCCTCATAGAAGAAATCGTGGCAGCTTCCAGGGAACAAATGATCGAACAGCAAGGCATGAGCGAAGAGCAGGCGGAACAAGGCCTCAGCATGATGAGCTGGATGTTCACGCCGGTAATGATGTCCGTAATGGGAGGCATCTTCTCGTTGATCGCCGGCATCCTCTTTTCCCTTATAGTAGGGGCTATCATGAAGAAGGCGCACCCGGCAAGCGTGGCGTAG
- a CDS encoding dihydroorotase, with protein sequence MDVLIKSAHLIDPGGPFHGLTRDILIRKGKIEAIGESLDGGGTPHLEGEQLRVSPGWMDMGVQTGDPGFEHRENLQSAAAAAAAGGFTAIACQPNTNPILHSKSEVLYILNNTRGQLVGFYPLGAVSRDCAGQDITEMIDMHTAGALAFSDGKKPLQHDGLMLRALQYVRAFDGLVVNQPLDLEISGHGQVHEGAVSTALGLPGIPAIAEEMMVQRDLQLLEYTGSRLHLANLSTAGAVQLVRQAKQKGLRVTASVAVMNLVFDDAAVNTFDANFKLMPPLRGEEDQEALKEGVLDGTIDAISANHIPLEEELKKKEFSYAAFGITGLEVVYAICKTYLNGWMPDELFVQLAALNPRKIFGLPIPHIEEGLPAELTVFSPTLKWAYSRDRVRSRSFNSPFLDKEFVGKPVAVINNDQLEIF encoded by the coding sequence ATGGATGTATTGATAAAAAGTGCGCACCTCATCGACCCCGGCGGGCCATTTCACGGGCTGACCAGGGATATCCTCATACGAAAGGGGAAGATAGAAGCTATTGGCGAATCGCTGGACGGAGGAGGCACGCCCCACCTGGAAGGAGAGCAGTTGCGTGTTTCGCCAGGCTGGATGGATATGGGGGTGCAAACCGGCGACCCCGGATTTGAGCACCGTGAAAACCTGCAGTCCGCAGCGGCGGCGGCAGCAGCCGGCGGTTTTACGGCCATTGCCTGCCAGCCGAATACGAATCCCATATTGCACTCCAAATCGGAAGTGCTTTATATTCTCAACAACACCCGCGGCCAGTTGGTCGGCTTTTACCCGCTCGGAGCGGTTTCCCGCGATTGCGCCGGCCAGGACATTACGGAAATGATCGACATGCATACGGCGGGAGCCCTTGCCTTTTCCGATGGCAAAAAGCCGCTGCAGCACGACGGCCTGATGCTGCGCGCCCTTCAGTACGTCAGGGCCTTTGACGGGCTGGTGGTCAATCAGCCGCTGGACCTGGAGATCAGCGGCCATGGCCAGGTGCACGAAGGAGCAGTTTCTACGGCCCTGGGCCTGCCCGGCATACCCGCCATAGCCGAGGAGATGATGGTGCAGCGCGACCTGCAGTTGCTGGAATATACCGGCAGCCGCCTGCACCTGGCCAACCTGTCTACCGCCGGCGCTGTTCAGCTGGTGCGGCAAGCTAAGCAAAAGGGGCTGCGGGTGACCGCCTCGGTGGCGGTGATGAACCTGGTCTTTGACGATGCAGCGGTGAATACGTTCGATGCCAATTTCAAACTCATGCCTCCCTTGCGCGGCGAGGAAGACCAGGAAGCTTTAAAAGAGGGCGTGCTCGATGGAACCATCGACGCCATCAGCGCCAACCACATCCCCCTGGAAGAAGAATTGAAGAAAAAGGAATTTTCTTATGCAGCCTTCGGCATTACAGGGTTGGAGGTGGTTTACGCCATTTGCAAAACCTATCTCAACGGCTGGATGCCGGATGAACTGTTCGTGCAGCTGGCGGCCCTCAATCCCCGAAAGATTTTCGGCTTGCCAATACCGCACATCGAAGAGGGCTTGCCGGCGGAACTCACGGTTTTCAGCCCAACCCTGAAATGGGCTTACAGCCGGGATAGGGTGCGTTCCCGTTCCTTCAATTCTCCTTTTCTGGATAAGGAGTTCGTGGGCAAGCCGGTTGCCGTTATCAACAACGATCAACTGGAGATTTTTTAG